In one Silene latifolia isolate original U9 population chromosome 10, ASM4854445v1, whole genome shotgun sequence genomic region, the following are encoded:
- the LOC141606562 gene encoding ceramide kinase isoform X3, translated as MERDGDNLIEENCLTNGHFEGEPFLFSSKVFLDNVGEVILCFSSTGLSWKSADSLCDEKSPCLGRVFRSESAAEIYFSDVYATKLTGWGVIQQPAGCCFLHQDLEMHRFVVHGMQKSKANPSLWQLVEYTFGHKNQPVCQMLVDQITAHLNKEMGRPKSLLVFVNPKSGKGNGQKIWEGVAPIFSRAKVKAQVTVTERAGHAFDQVASMTSRELNTYDGIVAVGGDGLFNEILNGLTTSRFKGKCPPVPPDFLTSTEKDPSDLVFDPNEAPAGTEETSCSSGDDVGFSIPHKWFRLGLIPGGSTDAIVICTTGVRDPTTSALHIVLGKRIGLDIAQVVRWKATNTSKVEPLVRYTASFVGYGFYGDVITESEKYRWMGPKRYDVAGTQVFLRHKSYEAEVSYLDLKYEETTQHLEEGNLKVGTRSLKNHNKKREREICRTNCEICCMPSPSTSEPKWLSAKGRYLSVGAAVISCRNERAPDGLVADAHLSDGLLHLILIKTCPHPSYLWHLTHLARKGGSPLDFKFVEHHKTPAFVFTSVGKEGVWNLDGEILHAHKLSAQVFRGLVNLFAAGPEN; from the exons GAAAAATCACCATGTTTGGGCCGTGTATTTCGTTCTGAAAGTGCCGCTGAAATATATTTTTCGGACGTCTATGCTACTAAGTTGACTGGTTGGGGCGTGATTCAGCAGCCAGCTGGATGCTGCTTCTTGCATCAGGATTTAGAG ATGCACCGTTTTGTTGTTCACGGTATGCAGAAATCAAAGGCCAATCCTTCCCTCTGGCAGTTGGTGGAATACACTTTTGGTCACAAGAACCAGCCTGTGTGCCAAATGCTAGTTGATCAAATAACTGCCCACCTTAACAAGGAAATGGGAAGACCAAAGAGTTTGCTG GTCTTTGTCAATCCTAAGAGTGGTAAAGGAAATGGTCAAAAGATATGGGAAGGTGTAGCTCCAATATTCTCTCGTGCTAAAGTGAAAGCACAG GTAACAGTTACAGAGAGGGCTGGACATGCTTTTGATCAAGTGGCATCTATGACAAGCCGTGAGCTTAATACATATGATGGTATTGTTGCTGTT GGTGGTGATGGCTTATTCAATGAGATTCTCAATGGTCTTACGACTTCAAGGTTCAAAGGCAAGTGTCCCCCAGTTCCGCCAGATTTTTTGACTTCTACCGAAAAAGACCCAAGTGACTTGGTTTTTGATCCAAATGAAGCACCTGCAG GAACTGAAGAAACTTCATGCAGCAGCG GTGATGATGTTGGATTTTCCATACCTCATAAATGGTTCAGATTGGGGCTTATTCCGGGTGGTTCAACTGATGCCATTGTGATATG TACAACTGGTGTTAGAGATCCCACAACGTCAGCTTTGCACATTGTCCTCGGAAAAAGGATTGGTCTTGATATTGCTCAAGTTGTGAGGTGGAAAGCAACCAATACTTCGAAAGTTGAACCTCTTGTGCGCTACACGGCCTCTTTTGTTGG TTATGGATTCTACGGAGATGTCATAACAGAGAGTGAAAAGTATCGTTGGATGGGTCCAAAACGCTATGACGTTGCTGGCACACAAGTGTTTCTTAGACACAA GTCATATGAGGCTGAAGTGTCATACTTGGACCTCAAGTATGAGGAAACGACTCAACATCTTGAGGAAGGTAACCTGAAGGTGGGGACACGGTCACTTAAAAACCACAATAAAAAGCGTGAACGAGAAATTTGTCGAACAAACTGTGAAATCTGCTGTATGCCTAGTCCAAGCACAAGTGAACCAAAATGGTTAAGTGCTAAAGGACGATATCTCAGTGTCGGAGCTGCTGTTATCTCCTGTCGCAATGAAAGAGCACCTGATGGTTTAGTGGCCGATGCACACCTTTCAGATGGTCTCTTGCATCTTATCTTAATTAAAACTTGCCCTCATCCATCATATTTGTG GCACCTTACCCATCTAGCTCGAAAGGGTGGATCTCCCCTCGATTTCAAGTTTGTCGAACACCATAAG ACGCCTGCATTTGTATTTACATCGGTTGGCAAGGAAGGTGTTTGGAATTTGGATGGGGAGATTCTTCATGCACATAAACTCTCAGCTCAGGTTTTTCGTGGCCTCGTCAACTTATTTGCAGCAGGACCTGAAAACTAA
- the LOC141606562 gene encoding ceramide kinase isoform X2: MERDGDNLIEENCLTNGHFEGEPFLFSSKVFLDNVGEVILCFSSTGLSWKSADSLCDQEKSPCLGRVFRSESAAEIYFSDVYATKLTGWGVIQQPAGCCFLHQDLEMHRFVVHGMQKSKANPSLWQLVEYTFGHKNQPVCQMLVDQITAHLNKEMGRPKSLLVFVNPKSGKGNGQKIWEGVAPIFSRAKVKAQVTVTERAGHAFDQVASMTSRELNTYDGIVAVGGDGLFNEILNGLTTSRFKGKCPPVPPDFLTSTEKDPSDLVFDPNEAPAGTEETSCSTGDDVGFSIPHKWFRLGLIPGGSTDAIVICTTGVRDPTTSALHIVLGKRIGLDIAQVVRWKATNTSKVEPLVRYTASFVGYGFYGDVITESEKYRWMGPKRYDVAGTQVFLRHKSYEAEVSYLDLKYEETTQHLEEGNLKVGTRSLKNHNKKREREICRTNCEICCMPSPSTSEPKWLSAKGRYLSVGAAVISCRNERAPDGLVADAHLSDGLLHLILIKTCPHPSYLWHLTHLARKGGSPLDFKFVEHHKTPAFVFTSVGKEGVWNLDGEILHAHKLSAQVFRGLVNLFAAGPEN; encoded by the exons CAGGAAAAATCACCATGTTTGGGCCGTGTATTTCGTTCTGAAAGTGCCGCTGAAATATATTTTTCGGACGTCTATGCTACTAAGTTGACTGGTTGGGGCGTGATTCAGCAGCCAGCTGGATGCTGCTTCTTGCATCAGGATTTAGAG ATGCACCGTTTTGTTGTTCACGGTATGCAGAAATCAAAGGCCAATCCTTCCCTCTGGCAGTTGGTGGAATACACTTTTGGTCACAAGAACCAGCCTGTGTGCCAAATGCTAGTTGATCAAATAACTGCCCACCTTAACAAGGAAATGGGAAGACCAAAGAGTTTGCTG GTCTTTGTCAATCCTAAGAGTGGTAAAGGAAATGGTCAAAAGATATGGGAAGGTGTAGCTCCAATATTCTCTCGTGCTAAAGTGAAAGCACAG GTAACAGTTACAGAGAGGGCTGGACATGCTTTTGATCAAGTGGCATCTATGACAAGCCGTGAGCTTAATACATATGATGGTATTGTTGCTGTT GGTGGTGATGGCTTATTCAATGAGATTCTCAATGGTCTTACGACTTCAAGGTTCAAAGGCAAGTGTCCCCCAGTTCCGCCAGATTTTTTGACTTCTACCGAAAAAGACCCAAGTGACTTGGTTTTTGATCCAAATGAAGCACCTGCAG GAACTGAAGAAACTTCATGCAGCA CAGGTGATGATGTTGGATTTTCCATACCTCATAAATGGTTCAGATTGGGGCTTATTCCGGGTGGTTCAACTGATGCCATTGTGATATG TACAACTGGTGTTAGAGATCCCACAACGTCAGCTTTGCACATTGTCCTCGGAAAAAGGATTGGTCTTGATATTGCTCAAGTTGTGAGGTGGAAAGCAACCAATACTTCGAAAGTTGAACCTCTTGTGCGCTACACGGCCTCTTTTGTTGG TTATGGATTCTACGGAGATGTCATAACAGAGAGTGAAAAGTATCGTTGGATGGGTCCAAAACGCTATGACGTTGCTGGCACACAAGTGTTTCTTAGACACAA GTCATATGAGGCTGAAGTGTCATACTTGGACCTCAAGTATGAGGAAACGACTCAACATCTTGAGGAAGGTAACCTGAAGGTGGGGACACGGTCACTTAAAAACCACAATAAAAAGCGTGAACGAGAAATTTGTCGAACAAACTGTGAAATCTGCTGTATGCCTAGTCCAAGCACAAGTGAACCAAAATGGTTAAGTGCTAAAGGACGATATCTCAGTGTCGGAGCTGCTGTTATCTCCTGTCGCAATGAAAGAGCACCTGATGGTTTAGTGGCCGATGCACACCTTTCAGATGGTCTCTTGCATCTTATCTTAATTAAAACTTGCCCTCATCCATCATATTTGTG GCACCTTACCCATCTAGCTCGAAAGGGTGGATCTCCCCTCGATTTCAAGTTTGTCGAACACCATAAG ACGCCTGCATTTGTATTTACATCGGTTGGCAAGGAAGGTGTTTGGAATTTGGATGGGGAGATTCTTCATGCACATAAACTCTCAGCTCAGGTTTTTCGTGGCCTCGTCAACTTATTTGCAGCAGGACCTGAAAACTAA
- the LOC141606562 gene encoding ceramide kinase isoform X1 has translation MERDGDNLIEENCLTNGHFEGEPFLFSSKVFLDNVGEVILCFSSTGLSWKSADSLCDQEKSPCLGRVFRSESAAEIYFSDVYATKLTGWGVIQQPAGCCFLHQDLEMHRFVVHGMQKSKANPSLWQLVEYTFGHKNQPVCQMLVDQITAHLNKEMGRPKSLLVFVNPKSGKGNGQKIWEGVAPIFSRAKVKAQVTVTERAGHAFDQVASMTSRELNTYDGIVAVGGDGLFNEILNGLTTSRFKGKCPPVPPDFLTSTEKDPSDLVFDPNEAPAGTEETSCSSGDDVGFSIPHKWFRLGLIPGGSTDAIVICTTGVRDPTTSALHIVLGKRIGLDIAQVVRWKATNTSKVEPLVRYTASFVGYGFYGDVITESEKYRWMGPKRYDVAGTQVFLRHKSYEAEVSYLDLKYEETTQHLEEGNLKVGTRSLKNHNKKREREICRTNCEICCMPSPSTSEPKWLSAKGRYLSVGAAVISCRNERAPDGLVADAHLSDGLLHLILIKTCPHPSYLWHLTHLARKGGSPLDFKFVEHHKTPAFVFTSVGKEGVWNLDGEILHAHKLSAQVFRGLVNLFAAGPEN, from the exons CAGGAAAAATCACCATGTTTGGGCCGTGTATTTCGTTCTGAAAGTGCCGCTGAAATATATTTTTCGGACGTCTATGCTACTAAGTTGACTGGTTGGGGCGTGATTCAGCAGCCAGCTGGATGCTGCTTCTTGCATCAGGATTTAGAG ATGCACCGTTTTGTTGTTCACGGTATGCAGAAATCAAAGGCCAATCCTTCCCTCTGGCAGTTGGTGGAATACACTTTTGGTCACAAGAACCAGCCTGTGTGCCAAATGCTAGTTGATCAAATAACTGCCCACCTTAACAAGGAAATGGGAAGACCAAAGAGTTTGCTG GTCTTTGTCAATCCTAAGAGTGGTAAAGGAAATGGTCAAAAGATATGGGAAGGTGTAGCTCCAATATTCTCTCGTGCTAAAGTGAAAGCACAG GTAACAGTTACAGAGAGGGCTGGACATGCTTTTGATCAAGTGGCATCTATGACAAGCCGTGAGCTTAATACATATGATGGTATTGTTGCTGTT GGTGGTGATGGCTTATTCAATGAGATTCTCAATGGTCTTACGACTTCAAGGTTCAAAGGCAAGTGTCCCCCAGTTCCGCCAGATTTTTTGACTTCTACCGAAAAAGACCCAAGTGACTTGGTTTTTGATCCAAATGAAGCACCTGCAG GAACTGAAGAAACTTCATGCAGCAGCG GTGATGATGTTGGATTTTCCATACCTCATAAATGGTTCAGATTGGGGCTTATTCCGGGTGGTTCAACTGATGCCATTGTGATATG TACAACTGGTGTTAGAGATCCCACAACGTCAGCTTTGCACATTGTCCTCGGAAAAAGGATTGGTCTTGATATTGCTCAAGTTGTGAGGTGGAAAGCAACCAATACTTCGAAAGTTGAACCTCTTGTGCGCTACACGGCCTCTTTTGTTGG TTATGGATTCTACGGAGATGTCATAACAGAGAGTGAAAAGTATCGTTGGATGGGTCCAAAACGCTATGACGTTGCTGGCACACAAGTGTTTCTTAGACACAA GTCATATGAGGCTGAAGTGTCATACTTGGACCTCAAGTATGAGGAAACGACTCAACATCTTGAGGAAGGTAACCTGAAGGTGGGGACACGGTCACTTAAAAACCACAATAAAAAGCGTGAACGAGAAATTTGTCGAACAAACTGTGAAATCTGCTGTATGCCTAGTCCAAGCACAAGTGAACCAAAATGGTTAAGTGCTAAAGGACGATATCTCAGTGTCGGAGCTGCTGTTATCTCCTGTCGCAATGAAAGAGCACCTGATGGTTTAGTGGCCGATGCACACCTTTCAGATGGTCTCTTGCATCTTATCTTAATTAAAACTTGCCCTCATCCATCATATTTGTG GCACCTTACCCATCTAGCTCGAAAGGGTGGATCTCCCCTCGATTTCAAGTTTGTCGAACACCATAAG ACGCCTGCATTTGTATTTACATCGGTTGGCAAGGAAGGTGTTTGGAATTTGGATGGGGAGATTCTTCATGCACATAAACTCTCAGCTCAGGTTTTTCGTGGCCTCGTCAACTTATTTGCAGCAGGACCTGAAAACTAA